One part of the Methylobacterium terrae genome encodes these proteins:
- a CDS encoding sulfite oxidase heme-binding subunit YedZ: MTVHPRIADPRPAPPRPASSGISSSSIAWPWLDRAGRLSRFKLAVFLLALAPGLWFTGAYALDQLGAKPLTAYLHAMGDWSVRFLIVSLAVTPMRRIANAPKLILVRRMLGLTALAYALVHFTLYVADQKFDLARVASEIVFRIYLTIGFAGLLGLVVLGLTSTDGMIRRLGKAWPRLHRLVYPLTALALLHFFLQSKIDVSKPVYWSGLFLALMGWRLMHRFKVPTAPLPLLGLSLAAGLATAALEAAWYAIATGVPAEAVLAANLDVSYDVRPAWWVLGTVILIVPLNLWQNRNAPAGKGPVAKGPVARPARAVKA; encoded by the coding sequence ATGACCGTCCACCCCCGGATCGCCGATCCTCGTCCCGCTCCGCCGCGCCCCGCCTCGTCCGGCATCTCTTCGTCCAGCATCGCCTGGCCGTGGCTCGACCGGGCCGGCCGCCTGTCGCGGTTCAAGCTCGCGGTCTTCCTCCTGGCGCTGGCGCCCGGCCTGTGGTTCACCGGGGCCTACGCCCTCGACCAGCTCGGCGCGAAGCCCCTCACCGCCTACCTGCACGCCATGGGCGACTGGTCGGTGCGGTTCCTGATCGTCTCGCTCGCGGTCACGCCGATGCGGCGGATCGCCAACGCGCCCAAGCTCATCCTGGTGCGGCGGATGCTCGGGCTCACCGCGCTCGCCTACGCGCTGGTCCATTTCACGCTCTACGTCGCCGACCAGAAGTTCGACCTCGCCCGCGTGGCGAGCGAGATCGTGTTCCGCATCTACCTCACCATCGGCTTTGCCGGCCTGCTCGGGCTCGTGGTGCTCGGGCTCACCTCGACCGACGGGATGATCCGCCGCCTCGGCAAGGCCTGGCCGCGGCTGCACCGGCTGGTCTACCCCCTGACCGCGCTGGCGCTGCTGCACTTCTTCCTGCAATCGAAGATCGACGTCTCGAAGCCGGTCTACTGGAGCGGTCTGTTCCTGGCCCTGATGGGCTGGCGGCTGATGCACCGGTTCAAGGTGCCGACCGCGCCGCTGCCGCTCCTAGGGTTGAGCCTGGCCGCCGGCCTCGCCACCGCGGCCCTGGAGGCGGCGTGGTACGCGATCGCCACCGGGGTGCCGGCCGAGGCCGTGCTCGCGGCCAACCTCGACGTCTCCTACGACGTGCGGCCCGCCTGGTGGGTGCTCGGCACGGTGATCCTGATCGTCCCGCTCAACCTGTGGCAGAACCGGAACGCGCCCGCTGGCAAGGGACCGGTGGCGAAGGGACCGGTGGCGCGGCCTGCGCGGGCAGTGAAGGCCTGA
- a CDS encoding multicopper oxidase family protein codes for MPHDQTRSPTGRRRAVPLALLAALATGFLASRPAAAQVKSPLFANPPILGERGAGTPRLQSLAPGAPVTAPAPRRELDLHIRKIAGTLFNPATGRNDKVDLRSYTGDGVDPSAPYVAPVIEVAPGQRVTVALHNDLDPEPDCAAGHAVPNTPHCANSTNLHSHGLWVSPAGNGDNVLVSVDPKQSFTYYYDLPDDHPSGTFWYHTHRHGSTALQVSSGMAGALIVRGNRLPQANANGDVDTLLTNGDGSRMEERLLVLQQIQYACRDAKGVIKSGPDGWVCDPGDVGGIELGPNPANRYDQFGPGSWQASGRFTTINGLMRPHFEARAGRVERWRLIHGGVRDTIVLAFRPRKPGAPDPAGLGRAQTAQYLTQYCDGAPIAYHLVAADGLTMKAAFKTTATTLQPGYRNDALVIFPEAGDYCVTNEAVVSAGSVTQAARDRQLLATVAVAPGTPAPDAGAALTDALVAAAGRTMPPAVRPGVVADLKDGLKLTRFVPHPDIAAGEVTGRQELTFFIDLSKGVSFEVGNTSFDPKKFDPATFKPRPYDPAVVDRLLPLGGVEEWTLQSAFVSHPFHIHVNPFQIVEIRDPNGVDVSAPGAVDDAGGPDSQYPGLKGVWKDTLWVKNLINNPADFPGKLGSSTYTIKVRTRYQRYIGEYVLHCHILDHEDQGMMQNVCVDLPNGSGTNCGRLLRPGQVATPRPHH; via the coding sequence ATGCCGCACGACCAGACCCGAAGCCCGACGGGCCGGCGGCGAGCCGTGCCCCTCGCCCTCCTGGCGGCGCTCGCGACAGGCTTCCTCGCGAGCCGGCCCGCGGCGGCGCAGGTGAAGAGCCCGCTCTTCGCCAACCCGCCGATCCTCGGCGAACGGGGCGCGGGCACGCCGCGGCTCCAGAGCCTCGCGCCGGGCGCGCCGGTGACGGCACCGGCACCGCGCCGGGAGCTCGATCTCCACATCAGGAAGATCGCCGGCACCCTGTTCAACCCGGCGACGGGCCGGAACGACAAGGTCGACCTGCGCAGCTACACCGGCGACGGCGTCGACCCGTCGGCGCCCTACGTGGCGCCGGTCATCGAGGTCGCCCCGGGCCAGCGCGTCACCGTCGCCCTGCACAACGACCTCGATCCCGAGCCGGATTGCGCGGCCGGCCACGCCGTGCCGAACACGCCGCACTGCGCGAACAGCACCAACCTCCACTCGCACGGCCTCTGGGTGAGCCCTGCCGGCAACGGCGACAACGTGCTGGTGTCGGTCGACCCGAAGCAGAGCTTCACCTACTACTACGACCTGCCCGACGACCACCCGTCCGGCACCTTCTGGTACCACACCCACCGGCACGGCTCGACGGCGCTGCAGGTGTCGAGCGGCATGGCCGGCGCCCTGATCGTGCGCGGGAACCGCCTGCCGCAGGCGAACGCCAACGGCGACGTCGACACGCTGCTGACCAACGGCGACGGCAGCCGCATGGAGGAGCGACTGCTCGTCCTGCAGCAAATCCAGTACGCCTGCCGGGACGCCAAAGGGGTGATCAAGTCGGGACCCGACGGCTGGGTCTGCGATCCGGGCGATGTCGGCGGCATCGAGCTCGGCCCCAATCCCGCGAACCGCTACGACCAGTTCGGGCCGGGATCCTGGCAGGCCTCGGGACGCTTCACCACGATCAACGGCCTCATGCGTCCGCATTTCGAGGCCCGGGCCGGGCGCGTCGAGCGCTGGCGCCTGATCCACGGCGGCGTGCGCGACACGATCGTGCTGGCCTTCCGGCCGCGCAAGCCGGGCGCCCCCGATCCCGCCGGCCTCGGCAGGGCGCAGACCGCGCAGTACCTCACCCAGTACTGCGACGGCGCCCCGATCGCCTACCATCTGGTCGCCGCCGACGGCCTGACCATGAAGGCGGCGTTCAAGACCACCGCCACGACGCTTCAGCCCGGCTACCGCAACGACGCCCTCGTGATCTTCCCCGAAGCCGGCGATTACTGCGTCACGAACGAGGCGGTGGTGAGCGCCGGCAGCGTCACGCAGGCCGCGCGCGACCGCCAGCTGCTCGCCACGGTGGCGGTCGCCCCCGGCACTCCGGCACCGGATGCCGGCGCGGCCCTGACCGACGCGCTCGTCGCCGCGGCGGGGCGCACCATGCCGCCGGCCGTCAGGCCGGGCGTCGTCGCCGACCTGAAGGACGGCCTCAAGCTCACCCGCTTCGTGCCCCATCCCGACATCGCCGCGGGCGAGGTCACCGGCCGCCAGGAGCTGACCTTCTTCATCGACCTCAGCAAGGGGGTGAGCTTCGAGGTCGGCAACACGTCGTTCGATCCGAAGAAGTTCGACCCGGCGACCTTCAAGCCCCGGCCCTACGATCCGGCCGTCGTCGACCGGCTGCTGCCCCTCGGCGGGGTCGAGGAGTGGACGCTGCAATCGGCCTTCGTCAGCCACCCGTTCCACATCCACGTCAACCCGTTCCAGATCGTCGAGATCCGCGATCCCAACGGGGTCGACGTCAGCGCCCCGGGCGCGGTCGACGATGCCGGCGGCCCCGATTCCCAGTATCCCGGCCTGAAGGGCGTGTGGAAGGACACGCTCTGGGTCAAGAACCTGATCAACAACCCAGCGGACTTCCCCGGCAAGCTCGGCTCGTCGACCTACACGATCAAGGTCCGCACCCGCTACCAGCGCTACATCGGCGAGTACGTCCTGCACTGCCACATCCTCGACCACGAGGACCAGGGCATGATGCAGAACGTCTGCGTCGACCTGCCGAACGGCAGCGGCACCAATTGCGGCCGCCTGCTGCGCCCCGGCCAGGTGGCGACGCCGCGGCCGCACCATTGA
- a CDS encoding Uma2 family endonuclease, translating into MQGEGFAMAAERARHANTRVAVFDALRSGLRATGIPCRAMPDGMTVRIDARTAHEPDARVYGGPRIDPDAVEMKAPVIVVAASSPSPRRTDAGE; encoded by the coding sequence GTGCAGGGCGAAGGGTTCGCGATGGCGGCCGAGCGGGCCCGACACGCCAACACGCGGGTCGCCGTCTTCGACGCCCTGCGCAGCGGCTTGCGCGCGACCGGAATCCCCTGCCGGGCGATGCCGGACGGGATGACCGTCCGCATCGATGCACGCACCGCCCACGAACCGGACGCTCGGGTCTATGGCGGTCCCCGCATCGACCCCGACGCGGTCGAGATGAAGGCCCCGGTCATCGTCGTCGCGGCCTCGTCGCCGAGCCCCCGCCGGACCGACGCGGGCGAGTAG
- a CDS encoding adenosine kinase, with protein sequence MTASLDLLVLGNAIVDVMARTDEAFLVREGVHKGAMQLIDEARAEHLFQVMGPATVISGGSGANTAVGAALLGARAGFIGKVRDDELGRLFAHDLNATGVRFGVAPAAEGPATARCFVLVTPDGERTMNTYLGACQGLTAADVDEDTVKGARHVYLEGYLWDPPAAKEAFRKAAKIAHGAGNKVALTLSDAFCVDRYRDEFLGLIRDGSLDILFANIHELKSLYQTADADTALAALRQERGLLGVVTRSEEGALVVSGDDIKPVPASPVREVVDTTGAGDLFAAGFLAGLARGLDHADCARLGAVAAAEVISHLGARPQADLKALAGEAGL encoded by the coding sequence ATGACCGCTTCCCTCGACCTCCTCGTCCTCGGCAACGCCATCGTCGACGTGATGGCCCGCACCGACGAGGCTTTCCTGGTCCGCGAGGGCGTGCACAAGGGCGCGATGCAGCTCATCGACGAGGCGCGGGCCGAGCACCTGTTTCAGGTGATGGGACCGGCCACGGTCATCTCGGGCGGCTCGGGCGCCAACACGGCGGTCGGGGCGGCACTCCTCGGCGCGCGCGCCGGCTTCATCGGCAAGGTGCGCGACGACGAGCTCGGCCGCCTGTTCGCGCACGACCTCAACGCCACCGGCGTCCGCTTCGGCGTCGCCCCGGCGGCGGAAGGCCCGGCCACCGCCCGCTGCTTCGTGCTGGTGACGCCGGACGGCGAGCGCACCATGAACACCTATCTGGGCGCCTGCCAGGGTCTCACCGCCGCGGACGTGGACGAGGACACCGTGAAGGGCGCCCGCCACGTCTACCTCGAGGGCTACCTGTGGGATCCGCCGGCCGCCAAGGAGGCGTTCCGCAAGGCGGCGAAGATCGCCCACGGCGCCGGCAACAAGGTCGCGCTCACCCTGTCGGACGCGTTCTGCGTCGACCGCTACCGCGACGAGTTCCTCGGCCTCATCCGCGACGGCAGCCTCGACATCCTGTTCGCCAACATCCACGAGCTGAAGAGCCTGTACCAGACCGCCGACGCCGACACGGCGCTCGCGGCGCTCCGCCAGGAGAGGGGCCTGCTCGGCGTCGTCACCCGCTCGGAGGAGGGCGCCCTGGTGGTGTCGGGCGACGACATCAAGCCGGTGCCGGCCTCACCCGTGCGGGAGGTGGTCGACACCACTGGCGCCGGCGACCTGTTCGCGGCGGGCTTCCTCGCCGGCCTCGCCCGCGGCCTCGACCACGCCGATTGCGCCCGCCTCGGTGCCGTCGCGGCGGCCGAGGTGATCTCGCATCTCGGCGCCCGGCCGCAGGCGGATCTCAAGGCGCTCGCCGGAGAGGCCGGCCTGTAA
- the ugpE gene encoding sn-glycerol-3-phosphate ABC transporter permease UgpE produces MVENRRFGNLIPHLVLCLGVGIVVFPVYLALIGSTHDAATIANGQMPLWPGTHGLETYRRALTESGMAGAPVGLMLLNSTIMALAIALGKISISLLSAYALIYFKFPFRQTAFWAIFVTLMLPVEVRIYPTYKVAADLQLLDTYAGLALPLIASATATLLFRQFFLTVPNELVEASRIDGAGPVRFFLDTLLPLSRTTMAALFVIQFLYGWNQYLWPLLVTTRDDMQTVVIGLRKMTSITDQLTEWQIVMATAVLAMLPPVVVVFAMQKLFVRGLVETEK; encoded by the coding sequence TTGGTCGAGAACCGCCGCTTCGGCAACCTGATCCCGCACCTCGTGCTCTGCCTCGGGGTCGGCATCGTCGTCTTCCCGGTCTACCTCGCGCTGATCGGCTCGACCCACGACGCCGCCACCATCGCCAACGGGCAGATGCCGCTCTGGCCGGGCACCCACGGGCTCGAGACCTACCGGCGGGCGCTGACCGAATCCGGCATGGCCGGCGCCCCCGTCGGGCTGATGCTCCTCAACAGCACGATCATGGCGCTCGCCATCGCGCTGGGCAAGATCTCGATCTCGCTGCTCTCGGCCTACGCGCTGATCTACTTCAAGTTCCCGTTCCGGCAGACCGCGTTCTGGGCGATCTTCGTCACCCTGATGCTGCCGGTCGAGGTCCGCATCTACCCGACCTACAAGGTCGCGGCCGACCTCCAGCTGCTCGATACCTATGCCGGCCTCGCCCTGCCGCTGATCGCCTCGGCGACCGCGACCCTGCTGTTTCGCCAGTTCTTCCTCACGGTGCCGAACGAGCTCGTCGAGGCCTCCCGCATCGACGGGGCCGGGCCGGTGCGGTTCTTCCTCGACACCCTGCTGCCGCTCTCGCGCACGACGATGGCGGCCCTGTTCGTGATCCAGTTCCTCTACGGCTGGAACCAGTATCTCTGGCCTCTCCTCGTCACCACCCGCGACGACATGCAGACGGTGGTGATCGGCCTGCGCAAGATGACCTCGATCACCGACCAGCTCACCGAGTGGCAGATCGTCATGGCGACCGCCGTGCTGGCGATGCTGCCGCCGGTCGTGGTGGTGTTCGCGATGCAGAAGCTGTTCGTGCGCGGCCTGGTGGAGACCGAGAAGTGA
- a CDS encoding ABC transporter ATP-binding protein, translated as MAGLALDSLRKTYSGGVDAVRGVSLDVPDGAFCVLVGPSGCGKSTVLRMIAGLETVTSGAITIGGRTVNDVEPADRDIAMVFQNYALYPHMRVYDNLAYGLRNRGTPKPEIETRVKEAARLLGLEGMLTRYPRQLSGGQRQRVAMGRAIVRKPQVFLFDEPLSNLDAKLRVQMRVEIRRLQRQLGVTTVYVTHDQVEAMTMADRLVVMNGGEIEQVGTPIEIYRRPATRYVATFMGSPPMNILPAESLAGGVRIDGTVIPVAGITPGTAIEAGIRPEDLRIAEDGLPFRIAFVEELGATRLLHGPLAGTDVAVQVPAGSAPQEGDTVRLAVDPGALHLFDPASGRRLAQG; from the coding sequence ATGGCCGGCCTCGCCCTCGACTCCTTGCGCAAGACCTATTCCGGCGGCGTCGACGCGGTGCGCGGCGTCTCGCTCGACGTGCCCGACGGCGCCTTCTGCGTCCTCGTCGGCCCCTCGGGCTGCGGCAAGTCCACGGTTCTCCGGATGATCGCCGGCCTCGAGACCGTGACCTCGGGGGCGATCACCATCGGCGGGCGGACCGTCAACGACGTCGAGCCCGCCGACCGCGACATTGCGATGGTGTTCCAGAACTACGCGCTCTACCCGCACATGCGCGTCTACGACAACCTCGCCTACGGGTTGCGCAACCGCGGCACGCCGAAGCCCGAGATCGAGACCCGGGTGAAGGAGGCGGCGCGGCTCCTCGGCCTCGAGGGTATGCTGACGCGCTATCCGCGCCAGCTCTCCGGCGGCCAGCGCCAGCGCGTCGCCATGGGGCGGGCGATCGTGCGCAAGCCCCAGGTCTTCCTGTTCGACGAGCCGCTGTCGAACCTCGACGCCAAGCTGCGGGTGCAGATGCGGGTCGAGATCCGCCGCCTGCAGCGCCAGCTCGGCGTCACCACGGTCTACGTCACCCACGACCAGGTCGAGGCGATGACCATGGCCGACCGGCTGGTGGTGATGAACGGCGGAGAGATCGAGCAGGTCGGCACGCCGATCGAGATCTATCGCCGCCCGGCCACCCGCTACGTCGCGACCTTCATGGGCTCGCCGCCGATGAACATCCTGCCCGCGGAAAGCCTGGCGGGAGGCGTGCGGATCGACGGGACGGTGATCCCGGTCGCCGGGATCACGCCCGGCACGGCGATCGAGGCCGGCATCAGACCGGAAGACCTGCGGATCGCCGAGGACGGCCTGCCGTTCCGCATCGCCTTCGTGGAAGAACTCGGCGCCACCCGGCTGCTGCACGGGCCGCTCGCCGGTACCGACGTGGCGGTGCAGGTCCCGGCGGGCTCCGCGCCTCAGGAGGGCGACACGGTGCGGCTCGCCGTCGATCCGGGGGCGCTGCACCTGTTCGACCCCGCCTCCGGGCGGCGGCTGGCGCAGGGCTGA